The following are encoded together in the Bradyrhizobium sp. CCGUVB1N3 genome:
- a CDS encoding sugar-binding protein translates to MQRLLVAGVSVAFAVALGLGSANAADKKVLAFVVNGASDFWKIAEAGVKKAQGELPNYELQFKYPEQAAAAVQQRVMDDLVAAGAAGIMVSAVDPKNQTEQLNKVASQSVLFTTDSDAPASKRVAYIGSSNTDLGKDAGKMMLKALPNGGKCVGFVGLPGADNARERIEGVKETIKGSKVELVDVRGDEIDQTRAKRNVEDILAAMPDVSCLVGFYSYNTPRIYEVLKEAGKLGKIQIIGFDEDPITLGGVKEGSIAGTVVQQPFEWGYQGMKLMASYIGGDKSGIPANGIIIVPGKVIDKSNVDDFMASMKAMLKK, encoded by the coding sequence ATGCAGCGTCTCTTGGTTGCAGGTGTATCCGTTGCGTTCGCGGTTGCGCTGGGTCTCGGCTCGGCCAACGCGGCGGACAAGAAGGTTCTGGCCTTCGTCGTCAACGGCGCGTCCGACTTCTGGAAGATCGCCGAAGCCGGCGTGAAGAAGGCGCAGGGCGAGCTGCCCAATTACGAGCTTCAGTTCAAATATCCGGAACAGGCCGCGGCCGCCGTGCAGCAGCGGGTGATGGACGACCTCGTCGCGGCAGGTGCCGCCGGCATCATGGTCAGCGCCGTCGATCCGAAGAACCAGACCGAGCAATTGAACAAGGTCGCCTCGCAAAGCGTGTTGTTCACCACCGACAGCGACGCGCCGGCTTCGAAGCGCGTCGCCTATATCGGCTCGTCGAACACGGATCTCGGCAAGGATGCCGGCAAGATGATGTTGAAGGCGCTGCCGAACGGCGGCAAGTGCGTCGGTTTCGTCGGCCTTCCCGGAGCCGACAACGCCCGCGAGCGCATCGAGGGCGTCAAGGAGACGATCAAGGGTTCGAAAGTCGAACTCGTCGATGTCCGCGGCGATGAGATCGACCAGACCCGAGCCAAGCGCAATGTCGAGGATATCCTTGCCGCCATGCCCGACGTGAGCTGCCTCGTCGGCTTCTACTCCTACAACACGCCGCGCATCTATGAGGTGCTCAAGGAGGCCGGCAAGCTCGGCAAGATCCAGATCATCGGCTTCGACGAGGATCCGATCACGCTCGGCGGCGTCAAGGAAGGCAGCATCGCCGGTACCGTCGTCCAGCAGCCGTTCGAGTGGGGCTATCAGGGCATGAAGCTGATGGCCAGTTATATCGGCGGCGACAAGTCGGGTATCCCGGCCAACGGTATCATCATCGTTCCCGGCAAGGTCATCGACAAGTCGAATGTCGACGACTTCATGGCCTCGAT